Proteins encoded by one window of Mycolicibacterium sp. ND9-15:
- a CDS encoding AAA family ATPase: protein MAELQSERPLPRHRLTLTARLNTSALDSRRGVVRLHPEAIAALGIREWDAVSLTGSRTTAAVVGEAPAGVPAGTALLDDVTLSNAGLREDTTVLVAPVTVYGARSVILSGSRLAQQSIAPATLRQALLGKVMTVGDTVSLLPRELGPDIPTSRATAALASSVGIIWTSELLTVTGADPAGPVSVQPNSAVCWSDGSAGGSTAPTPGTATGQAVVTAPEKSQPTRSIDDLKGSQAEAQRLAEWLKLALDQPELLETLGATANLGVLVSGPAGVGKAALVRVVCADRRLVELDGPEVGSLRAEDRLSSVASAVATVRDGGGVLLVTDIDALLPGAQDRPVDPVSTLILAELRNAVATRGVAFVATSQQPDNVDPRLRAPDLCDRELGLSLPDGAIRKQLLEVLLRDVPAKDLKLDEIADRTPGFVVSDLAALVREAALRAAARASADGEPPSLTQDDLLGATTVIRPLSRSATEEVSVGSVTLDDVGDMAATKQALTEAVLWPLQHPETFQRLGVAPPRGVLLYGPPGCGKTFVVRALASSGRLSVHAVKGAELMDKWVGSSEKAVRELFRRARDSAPSLVFLDEIDALAPRRGQSFDSGVTDRVVAALLTELDGIEPLRDVVVLGATNRPDLIDPALLRPGRLEKLVFVEPPDAEARHEILRTAGKSIPLAPDIDLQALAADLDGYSAADCVALLREAALTAMRRSIDAADVTAADVATARESVRPSLDAAQVETLRTFNAAR from the coding sequence ATGGCTGAACTGCAGTCCGAGCGTCCGCTCCCCCGGCACCGGCTCACCCTGACCGCGCGACTGAACACGTCGGCGCTGGACTCCCGCCGGGGGGTGGTTCGCTTACACCCGGAAGCCATTGCGGCGCTGGGGATTCGCGAATGGGACGCGGTGTCGCTGACGGGCTCGCGCACCACCGCCGCCGTCGTCGGCGAGGCACCCGCCGGTGTCCCGGCGGGCACCGCGCTGCTCGACGACGTCACGTTGTCGAATGCCGGACTGCGCGAAGACACCACGGTGCTGGTCGCCCCGGTGACCGTCTACGGCGCGCGGTCGGTGATCCTGTCCGGCTCTCGGCTGGCCCAACAGTCGATCGCACCGGCCACGCTGCGCCAGGCACTGCTGGGCAAGGTGATGACGGTCGGCGACACGGTGTCGCTGCTGCCCCGGGAGTTGGGGCCCGACATCCCGACCTCGCGCGCAACCGCGGCCCTGGCCTCGTCCGTGGGCATCATCTGGACTTCCGAGCTGTTGACGGTGACCGGCGCCGATCCCGCGGGACCCGTGAGCGTACAACCGAATTCGGCGGTCTGCTGGTCCGACGGTTCGGCGGGCGGTTCCACGGCACCTACCCCGGGCACGGCCACCGGCCAGGCGGTGGTGACGGCGCCCGAGAAGTCGCAACCAACGCGCAGCATCGACGACCTCAAGGGCTCGCAGGCCGAGGCGCAGCGTCTCGCCGAATGGCTCAAGTTGGCGCTCGACCAACCGGAGCTGCTTGAAACACTCGGCGCCACAGCCAATCTCGGTGTATTGGTGTCCGGGCCCGCCGGTGTCGGCAAAGCCGCACTGGTGCGCGTCGTGTGCGCCGACCGGCGACTCGTCGAACTCGACGGGCCCGAGGTCGGCTCACTGCGGGCCGAGGACCGGCTGTCGAGCGTGGCTTCGGCGGTGGCCACGGTGCGCGACGGCGGCGGGGTGCTGCTGGTCACCGATATCGACGCCCTCCTGCCGGGCGCGCAAGACAGGCCCGTCGATCCGGTGTCGACGCTCATCCTCGCCGAACTGCGCAACGCGGTCGCCACCCGCGGTGTGGCGTTCGTCGCGACGTCGCAGCAGCCCGACAACGTCGACCCGAGGCTGCGCGCACCCGACCTGTGCGACCGCGAGCTGGGGCTGAGCCTGCCCGACGGCGCGATCCGCAAGCAGCTGCTGGAAGTGCTGCTGCGCGACGTTCCGGCCAAGGATCTCAAGCTCGACGAGATCGCAGACCGCACACCGGGTTTCGTGGTCTCCGACCTCGCCGCACTGGTCCGCGAGGCCGCGCTGCGGGCGGCGGCGCGGGCCAGCGCCGACGGTGAGCCACCGAGCCTGACCCAGGACGACCTGTTGGGCGCGACGACCGTCATCCGTCCGTTGTCACGGTCGGCCACCGAAGAGGTGTCTGTCGGCTCGGTGACGCTCGACGACGTCGGCGACATGGCCGCCACCAAGCAGGCGCTCACCGAGGCGGTGCTGTGGCCGCTACAACACCCCGAAACCTTCCAGCGGCTCGGTGTCGCGCCGCCCCGCGGCGTGCTGCTCTACGGCCCGCCCGGCTGCGGCAAGACGTTCGTGGTCCGTGCGCTGGCCAGCTCGGGGCGGCTGTCGGTGCACGCGGTCAAGGGCGCGGAGCTGATGGACAAGTGGGTGGGCTCGTCGGAGAAGGCGGTGCGCGAACTGTTCCGGCGCGCCCGCGACTCGGCGCCCTCGCTGGTGTTCCTCGACGAAATCGATGCGCTGGCGCCCCGGCGGGGTCAGAGCTTTGACTCGGGCGTCACCGACCGCGTGGTGGCCGCGCTGCTGACCGAACTCGACGGCATCGAACCGCTTCGCGATGTGGTGGTGCTCGGCGCGACGAACCGCCCCGACCTGATCGACCCCGCGCTGTTGCGGCCCGGCCGGCTGGAGAAACTGGTGTTCGTCGAGCCGCCCGACGCCGAGGCTCGTCACGAGATCCTGCGGACGGCGGGTAAGTCGATCCCGCTGGCGCCGGACATCGATCTCCAGGCGCTGGCCGCTGACCTCGACGGCTACAGCGCCGCCGACTGCGTCGCGTTGTTGCGCGAGGCAGCGCTGACCGCGATGCGGCGCTCGATCGACGCCGCCGACGTCACCGCCGCGGACGTCGCGACCGCCCGCGAGTCGGTGCGGCCGTCGCTGGACGCGGCACAAGTCGAGACACTGCGGACGTTCAACGCCGCGCGCTAG
- a CDS encoding DUF1707 domain-containing protein — protein sequence MPANAPVVRAGNPDREKTADLLGQALAQGYLEMPEYEARLQAAFAARTRAQLHELTADLPVERLKRADPRRRKARRRVARRSVQFHVAGYLAGSLLMLGIWLVVGLSAGAWYFWPVWPIMGWGFGVICHAIPAIAHGSANPARSA from the coding sequence ATGCCCGCCAACGCACCCGTCGTCCGCGCCGGAAACCCGGACCGGGAAAAGACAGCGGACCTGCTCGGCCAGGCGCTGGCGCAGGGCTACCTCGAAATGCCCGAGTACGAGGCCCGGCTCCAGGCCGCGTTCGCCGCGCGCACCCGCGCGCAACTGCACGAGCTCACCGCCGACCTGCCGGTCGAGCGCCTCAAGCGCGCCGACCCCCGCCGCCGGAAGGCCCGCCGAAGGGTGGCGCGCCGAAGCGTCCAGTTCCACGTCGCCGGCTACCTGGCCGGATCCCTGCTGATGCTCGGAATCTGGCTGGTGGTCGGGCTCAGCGCCGGAGCGTGGTACTTCTGGCCGGTATGGCCGATCATGGGTTGGGGCTTCGGCGTGATATGCCACGCAATTCCGGCCATAGCCCACGGTTCGGCCAACCCTGCGCGAAGCGCGTAG
- a CDS encoding acyltransferase family protein yields the protein MRTSVSVAPPRSAIPPARVREDLDGLRGIAILLVVLYHVWFGRVSGGVDVFLVLSGFFFGGRLLRQAAGERPTEPLLRALIRLARRLLPALVVVLAASAVLTVLVQPQTRWEAFADQSVASLFYWQNWYLADTATDYLRAGQSVSPLQHIWSMSVQGQFFIAVLTIAALAAIASRAGNWAHRRRTVLVAVVAVATALSFWYAVVAHNLDQSHAYYDTFARAWELFAGMLAAAVVSAVQMPWWLRTSAGVIGLAAIFGCGILLDGAAQFPGPWALVPVGATVLLIFSGAQTAGHIPWPNRLIATPPLATLGAMAYSLYLWHWPLLIFWLAYSDQEGAGLDDGVVILLLSLALAYLTLRFVEDPLREQPSKSAGAHRLPLANRHVTAVLGGFVTLLAVAVTVSSLTWRDHLAAVRAKGIELQNLSVRDYPGGRALLDNDRVAKLPMRPTLLEASDDLPATTTDGCITDFAGTDVVRCAYGDPAAPRTIALAGGSHAEHWITALDLLGRTHGFRVVTYLKMGCPLTTDDDPRIAGSLDPYPQCRTWVRDAMTALIADRPDYVFTTTTRPYTDGPGDMVPDGYLGIWDEFSANGIAVLGLRDTPWMFRDGFLFTPIDCLAENGDPESCGVPRNEALADRNPTLAHAEAYPLLTVLDLSDAVCRPDHCRAVEGNVLVYHDAHHLSATYVRTLTDELARQISDATGWW from the coding sequence ATGAGAACTTCCGTGTCGGTGGCCCCTCCCCGCTCGGCGATCCCGCCGGCCCGGGTTCGTGAAGACCTCGACGGCCTGCGCGGCATCGCGATTTTGCTGGTGGTGCTCTACCACGTCTGGTTCGGCCGGGTGTCCGGCGGTGTCGATGTGTTCCTGGTGCTGTCCGGCTTCTTCTTCGGCGGCCGATTGCTGCGTCAGGCGGCCGGGGAGCGGCCTACCGAACCACTGCTGCGCGCGCTCATCCGGCTCGCCCGCCGGCTGCTGCCTGCGCTCGTCGTGGTGCTGGCCGCATCCGCCGTGCTCACCGTGTTGGTCCAGCCGCAGACGCGCTGGGAGGCGTTCGCCGACCAGAGTGTCGCGAGCCTGTTCTACTGGCAGAACTGGTATCTGGCCGACACGGCCACCGACTACCTGCGGGCCGGCCAGAGTGTGAGTCCCCTGCAACACATTTGGTCGATGTCCGTGCAGGGGCAGTTCTTCATCGCGGTCCTCACGATCGCGGCACTGGCCGCGATTGCCTCCAGGGCCGGTAACTGGGCGCACAGGCGGCGCACCGTCCTCGTCGCGGTCGTGGCAGTGGCCACCGCGCTTTCGTTCTGGTACGCCGTTGTCGCTCACAATCTCGACCAATCACACGCGTACTACGACACCTTCGCGCGCGCGTGGGAACTGTTTGCGGGAATGCTTGCCGCAGCCGTTGTTTCGGCGGTCCAAATGCCGTGGTGGTTGCGCACGTCCGCGGGTGTGATCGGGCTGGCGGCGATCTTCGGTTGCGGCATTCTGCTCGACGGGGCGGCGCAGTTCCCCGGACCGTGGGCCCTGGTGCCGGTCGGTGCGACGGTGCTGCTGATCTTCAGCGGCGCCCAGACCGCAGGCCACATCCCGTGGCCGAACCGGCTCATCGCGACACCACCGCTGGCCACGTTGGGCGCGATGGCGTACTCGCTCTATCTATGGCACTGGCCGCTGCTGATCTTCTGGCTCGCCTACTCCGATCAGGAGGGAGCGGGGCTGGACGATGGAGTGGTCATCCTTCTGCTCTCGCTGGCACTGGCCTATCTGACCTTGCGGTTCGTCGAGGATCCGCTGCGCGAGCAGCCATCGAAAAGCGCTGGTGCGCACCGACTCCCGTTAGCGAACCGCCACGTCACAGCGGTACTCGGCGGCTTCGTCACGCTGCTGGCCGTCGCGGTCACCGTGTCGTCGCTCACCTGGCGCGATCATCTGGCCGCGGTGCGCGCGAAAGGCATTGAGTTGCAGAACCTATCGGTCCGAGACTACCCGGGCGGCCGGGCACTGCTCGACAACGACAGGGTGGCGAAGCTGCCGATGCGGCCGACGCTGCTCGAGGCCTCCGACGACCTACCCGCGACCACCACCGACGGGTGCATCACCGACTTCGCCGGAACGGACGTCGTTCGTTGCGCATACGGCGATCCCGCGGCGCCGAGGACGATCGCCCTTGCCGGTGGCTCGCATGCCGAACACTGGATCACGGCGCTGGACCTGCTCGGGCGCACTCACGGCTTCCGCGTCGTGACCTATCTGAAGATGGGCTGCCCGCTCACCACCGACGACGACCCCCGCATCGCCGGCTCGCTCGACCCGTACCCGCAGTGCCGGACCTGGGTGCGCGACGCCATGACCGCACTGATCGCCGACCGCCCCGACTACGTGTTCACCACCACCACTCGGCCGTACACCGACGGACCCGGCGACATGGTGCCCGACGGATATCTCGGCATCTGGGACGAGTTCAGCGCGAACGGAATCGCGGTGTTGGGTCTTCGCGACACCCCGTGGATGTTCCGCGACGGCTTCTTGTTCACGCCCATCGACTGCCTCGCTGAGAACGGCGATCCCGAATCCTGCGGGGTGCCACGTAACGAGGCACTCGCCGACCGCAATCCGACCTTGGCCCACGCCGAGGCTTATCCGTTGCTCACAGTGCTCGACCTCAGCGACGCGGTGTGCCGACCCGACCACTGTCGGGCCGTCGAGGGCAACGTCCTCGTGTACCACGACGCCCACCACCTCTCGGCGACCTACGTCCGCACTCTGACCGACGAACTGGCCCGGCAGATCTCCGACGCAACCGGATGGTGGTGA
- a CDS encoding Na+/H+ antiporter subunit A has product MLAVLLAHAVATALAPLLVYRWGRMAFYPLGLVPLFSLIWVATNWPDPGRSTRVDIAWVPELSMDVNLRFDSLAAIMSVLVLAIGALVLFYCADYFHHHDGREENRLPSFAAELVAFSGAMFGLVTSDNMLMLYVFWEITSVLSFLLVGHYAERMASRRAATQALLVTTFGGLAMLVGIIALGEIAGTYLLSELIASPPGGVAVSVALVLVLIGALSKSAIVPLHFWLPGAMAAPTPVSAYLHAAAMVKAGVYLIARMTPGFADVAPWRPMVVSLGLLTMLLAGWRAVREYDLKLILAFGTVSQLGLITVMVGAGGSDMMLGGLAMLVAHAMFKAALFMVVGIIDHTTGTRDIRRLAWLGDRARPLLIIAIGATASMAALPPFFGFVAKEADFETVLHSPYLGAASPVVLAGIVLGAVFTTIYSLRFLFGAFGRKGQAEPSRRVAEMHRLEIPFMLAPAILAAAGLAFGIWPAGIGAVLEGYADTVPGGKNYYLALWHGLNLPVLLSALVIAAGTAAYFARDMLRRAPLPIRVLGNADRAYDGVIRAFDVLAVRVTAVTQRGSIPATQSAILATLVAVPTVALAVGARDRPDFALWDIPLHAVVGVVMLAAAFGLTVMRNRLASALLVGVTGYGCGVIFALHGAPDLALTQLLVETLTLVIFVLVLRSLPAEAERAQVTAHRWPRAALALAVGATVATLASFAAAERSGAAISELLPDAAYFRGHGSNTVNVLLVDIRAWDTMGEIMVLLVAATGVTSMVFRHRRFGSPPRVADGGQPDIGQIAAFVNISPAFGDTTWLRGSELRDPQHRSLVLEVATRMIFPLIMVLSVYFFFAGHNTPGGGFAGGLTAGLAVVLRYIAGGRYELGETLPFDAGKVLGTGLTLSAGTAVSSLLLGAPALSSALIEIDVPVLGTVKFVTSLFFDAGVYLIVLGLVLDVLRSLGARLDVELAESRSARRSGTGVR; this is encoded by the coding sequence CTGCTCGCCGTCCTGCTCGCCCACGCGGTCGCCACCGCGCTCGCACCCCTGCTTGTCTACAGGTGGGGGCGGATGGCGTTCTATCCGCTGGGGTTGGTGCCGCTTTTCTCGCTGATCTGGGTGGCGACGAACTGGCCGGACCCCGGCCGGTCGACAAGGGTCGACATCGCATGGGTGCCCGAGCTGTCGATGGACGTCAACCTGCGCTTCGACTCACTCGCTGCGATCATGAGCGTGCTGGTGCTCGCGATCGGTGCGCTGGTGCTGTTCTACTGTGCCGACTACTTCCATCACCACGACGGCCGTGAGGAGAACCGGCTGCCCAGCTTCGCCGCCGAACTCGTCGCCTTCTCCGGCGCCATGTTCGGACTGGTGACCAGCGACAACATGCTGATGCTCTACGTGTTCTGGGAGATCACCTCGGTGCTCTCGTTCCTGCTGGTGGGCCACTACGCCGAACGAATGGCCAGCAGGCGGGCGGCAACCCAGGCACTGCTGGTGACGACATTCGGCGGGCTGGCGATGCTGGTGGGCATCATCGCGCTCGGCGAGATCGCGGGCACCTATCTGTTGTCGGAACTCATCGCATCGCCGCCGGGCGGGGTGGCCGTGTCCGTCGCCCTCGTGCTGGTGCTCATCGGTGCGCTGTCCAAATCGGCGATCGTGCCACTGCACTTCTGGCTGCCGGGGGCGATGGCCGCCCCGACACCGGTGAGCGCCTACCTGCACGCCGCGGCCATGGTCAAGGCGGGCGTGTATCTCATCGCACGGATGACGCCGGGGTTCGCCGACGTGGCGCCGTGGCGGCCGATGGTGGTCTCGCTCGGGTTGCTGACCATGCTGCTCGCGGGCTGGCGCGCGGTGCGCGAGTACGACCTAAAGCTGATTCTGGCGTTCGGCACGGTCAGCCAGTTGGGGCTGATCACCGTGATGGTCGGCGCGGGCGGCAGCGACATGATGCTCGGCGGGCTGGCCATGCTGGTCGCGCATGCCATGTTCAAGGCGGCGCTGTTCATGGTCGTCGGCATCATCGACCACACCACCGGAACCCGGGACATCCGCAGGCTGGCCTGGCTCGGCGACCGCGCGCGTCCGCTGCTGATCATCGCGATCGGCGCGACCGCGAGCATGGCCGCATTGCCGCCGTTCTTCGGTTTCGTCGCCAAGGAGGCCGACTTCGAGACGGTGTTGCACAGTCCGTACCTCGGTGCCGCGTCGCCGGTCGTGCTCGCCGGTATCGTGCTCGGCGCGGTCTTCACCACCATCTACAGCCTGCGCTTCCTGTTCGGTGCGTTCGGCCGCAAGGGACAGGCGGAGCCGAGTAGGCGGGTCGCAGAGATGCACCGCCTGGAGATCCCGTTCATGCTTGCGCCCGCGATCCTGGCCGCGGCGGGTCTGGCCTTCGGGATCTGGCCCGCCGGGATCGGCGCGGTATTGGAGGGATACGCCGACACAGTGCCGGGCGGGAAGAACTACTACCTCGCACTGTGGCACGGGCTCAACCTGCCGGTGTTGTTGTCGGCCCTGGTGATCGCGGCGGGGACGGCCGCCTACTTCGCGCGCGACATGCTGCGTCGCGCACCGCTCCCGATTCGCGTGCTCGGTAACGCCGACCGCGCCTACGACGGCGTGATCCGGGCGTTCGACGTGCTCGCAGTGCGGGTCACGGCCGTCACCCAGCGCGGGTCGATTCCGGCCACCCAGTCGGCAATCCTGGCCACGCTCGTCGCGGTGCCGACGGTCGCGCTGGCCGTCGGAGCCCGTGACCGCCCTGATTTCGCCCTGTGGGACATCCCGCTGCACGCAGTCGTCGGCGTGGTCATGCTGGCCGCCGCGTTCGGCCTGACCGTGATGCGCAATCGGCTGGCCTCTGCGCTACTGGTCGGGGTGACCGGCTATGGCTGCGGCGTGATCTTCGCGCTGCACGGCGCACCCGACCTGGCACTGACCCAGTTGCTGGTGGAGACGCTGACGCTGGTGATCTTCGTGCTCGTGCTGCGGTCCTTGCCCGCGGAGGCCGAACGGGCACAGGTCACCGCGCACCGATGGCCGCGCGCCGCGCTCGCGCTGGCGGTGGGCGCAACGGTCGCCACACTGGCGAGTTTCGCGGCGGCCGAGCGCTCCGGCGCAGCCATCTCCGAACTGCTTCCCGACGCCGCCTACTTCCGGGGTCATGGCTCCAACACCGTCAACGTCCTGCTGGTCGACATCCGCGCCTGGGACACCATGGGCGAGATCATGGTGTTGCTCGTGGCGGCCACCGGGGTCACGTCGATGGTGTTCCGTCATCGGCGTTTCGGCTCACCGCCGCGAGTAGCCGACGGGGGCCAACCCGATATCGGTCAGATCGCGGCGTTCGTCAACATCAGCCCGGCCTTCGGCGACACCACCTGGCTGCGCGGCAGCGAGTTGCGCGACCCGCAGCACCGTTCGCTGGTGCTCGAGGTGGCCACCCGCATGATTTTCCCTCTGATCATGGTGTTGTCGGTGTACTTCTTCTTCGCCGGCCACAACACGCCCGGCGGCGGCTTCGCAGGCGGGTTGACCGCGGGACTGGCGGTGGTGCTGCGCTACATCGCCGGCGGCCGCTACGAACTCGGCGAAACCCTGCCGTTCGACGCCGGCAAGGTGCTCGGCACGGGTTTGACGTTGTCGGCCGGGACCGCGGTCAGTTCGCTACTGCTCGGCGCCCCAGCCTTGTCGTCGGCATTGATCGAGATCGATGTGCCGGTGCTGGGCACGGTCAAGTTCGTCACTTCGCTGTTCTTCGATGCGGGGGTTTACCTGATCGTGCTCGGCCTGGTCCTCGACGTGTTGCGCAGTCTCGGGGCCCGCCTGGATGTCGAGTTGGCTGAGTCGAGGTCCGCTCGACGGTCGGGGACGGGTGTGCGATGA
- a CDS encoding Na(+)/H(+) antiporter subunit C, giving the protein MTSYLVQLLLIGGVTSAGVYLLLERTLTRMLMGLLLISNAVNLLILTAGGAAGNPPIRGRTSEGAEHTADPLAQAMILTAIVITMGIAAFVLALAYRSYRLTTADEVSDDPEDTRVSRLSDEEATTIDADRPKPPGLYKDTDEPDELDAVPGEEGSR; this is encoded by the coding sequence ATGACCTCCTATCTGGTTCAGCTCCTGTTGATCGGCGGGGTCACCAGCGCCGGGGTGTACCTGCTGCTGGAACGCACCCTGACCAGGATGCTCATGGGGCTGCTGCTGATCAGCAATGCCGTCAACCTGCTCATCCTGACCGCCGGCGGCGCGGCGGGCAATCCGCCGATCCGGGGCCGCACCAGCGAGGGCGCTGAGCACACCGCTGACCCGCTGGCCCAGGCGATGATCCTCACCGCGATCGTCATCACCATGGGCATCGCGGCGTTCGTGTTGGCGTTGGCCTATCGGTCGTATCGGCTGACCACCGCTGATGAGGTCAGCGACGATCCCGAGGACACGCGGGTGTCGCGGCTGTCCGACGAGGAGGCGACCACGATCGACGCCGACCGGCCGAAACCACCCGGCCTCTACAAGGACACCGACGAACCCGACGAACTGGACGCAGTGCCCGGGGAAGAGGGATCGCGATGA
- a CDS encoding Na+/H+ antiporter subunit D: MSLSGVLTPLPVLIPTLGAAMSLLAGRRPRLQRVITLGALSAVVVVCSMLLWLSDQGGTIALHVGGWGPTLAGLGPLGISLVIDRLSALMLVVSSIVLLAVVFYAIGQGIRDGDERQPVSIFLPSYLVLSAGVCMAFVAGDLFNLYVGFEVLLAASFVLLTIGASKERVRAGASYVMVSMVSSMIFLFGIAFVYSATGTLNLAELAMRLDHVSAGTRTAMFAVLLVAFGIKAAVFPLSTWLPDSYPTAPAPVTAVFAGLLTKVGVYAIIRTHSLLFPGGGLDPLLFVAALATMLIGILGAIAQSDIKRLLSFTLVSHIGYMVFGIALSSDLGTAGAIYYVAHHILVQTTLFLVVGLIERQAGASTLQRLGGLAAASPLLAFIFVVPALNLGGIPPFSGFIGKVALMEAGAEQGSVLAWTLVGGSVVTSLLTLYVVTRVWTKAFWRSRADAPEGHLAAAVPAALLDVSDDVAFADRKYVGRMPVGMLVPTGALIVVGVALTVFAGPIIAYSERAADQVLNRGQYITAVLGVHR, translated from the coding sequence ATGAGCCTCTCGGGCGTCCTGACGCCGCTGCCGGTGCTGATTCCCACGCTCGGGGCGGCCATGAGCCTGCTCGCCGGGCGGCGGCCGCGCCTGCAGCGCGTCATCACGCTGGGTGCGTTGTCGGCCGTGGTGGTGGTGTGTTCGATGCTGCTCTGGCTGTCCGACCAGGGCGGCACCATCGCGTTACACGTCGGCGGATGGGGCCCAACGCTTGCCGGTCTGGGTCCGCTTGGCATCTCGCTGGTGATCGACCGATTGTCGGCGCTGATGCTCGTTGTTTCCTCGATCGTGCTGCTCGCCGTCGTGTTCTACGCGATCGGGCAGGGTATCCGCGACGGTGACGAACGCCAGCCGGTGTCGATCTTCCTGCCCTCTTACCTGGTGCTCTCGGCGGGTGTGTGCATGGCATTCGTCGCAGGCGATCTGTTCAACCTCTACGTCGGCTTCGAAGTGCTGCTGGCCGCGAGCTTCGTGTTGTTGACCATCGGCGCCAGCAAAGAGCGCGTCCGCGCCGGCGCCTCCTATGTGATGGTTTCGATGGTCTCGTCGATGATCTTCTTGTTCGGCATCGCGTTCGTCTACTCGGCCACCGGGACACTGAACCTGGCCGAACTGGCGATGCGGTTGGACCACGTCAGTGCGGGAACCCGCACCGCGATGTTCGCCGTGCTGCTCGTGGCGTTCGGCATCAAGGCCGCGGTGTTCCCGCTGTCGACCTGGCTGCCCGATTCATACCCGACTGCCCCCGCGCCGGTCACCGCGGTCTTCGCGGGCCTGCTGACGAAGGTCGGCGTGTACGCCATCATCCGGACGCACTCGCTGCTGTTTCCCGGTGGTGGCCTGGATCCGCTGCTGTTCGTGGCCGCGCTCGCGACCATGCTGATCGGCATCCTCGGCGCCATCGCCCAGAGCGACATCAAACGACTGCTGTCGTTCACGCTCGTCAGCCACATCGGGTACATGGTGTTCGGCATCGCGCTGTCGAGCGATCTCGGCACGGCCGGTGCGATCTACTATGTGGCGCACCACATTCTGGTGCAGACGACGCTGTTCCTCGTGGTCGGCCTGATCGAACGTCAGGCTGGCGCATCGACCCTGCAACGTCTCGGCGGTCTAGCCGCCGCCAGCCCGCTGCTCGCGTTCATCTTCGTGGTCCCCGCCCTCAATCTCGGTGGTATTCCGCCGTTTTCGGGTTTCATCGGCAAAGTCGCGCTGATGGAGGCGGGTGCCGAACAGGGTTCGGTGCTGGCCTGGACCCTGGTTGGTGGAAGCGTAGTGACCAGCTTGCTGACGCTGTATGTGGTCACACGGGTGTGGACCAAGGCGTTCTGGCGATCCCGGGCCGACGCGCCCGAGGGGCACCTGGCGGCTGCGGTACCGGCGGCGCTGCTCGACGTGTCGGACGACGTCGCATTCGCCGATCGCAAGTACGTGGGCCGCATGCCGGTCGGCATGCTGGTGCCCACCGGTGCGCTGATCGTCGTGGGCGTCGCGTTGACGGTTTTCGCCGGACCGATCATCGCCTACAGCGAGCGTGCGGCCGACCAGGTACTGAACCGGGGACAGTACATCACCGCAGTGTTGGGGGTGCATCGATGA
- a CDS encoding Na+/H+ antiporter subunit E, giving the protein MRSALLRLSVLGGLVLVWILLWGDASAANFIGGLVVALVITLLLPLPRVPVQGKVHPLSLLRLVAQVAYWLAGSSIQIAWLAIKPGPPPLSAVLRAHFALKSDLVLTLAANIINLTPGTIALEIDQARRMVYVHVINVGSDRTLNHFYTQMATLERLLVAALEREEDWRPATDKEAA; this is encoded by the coding sequence ATGAGGAGCGCGCTGCTGCGGCTGAGTGTGCTCGGCGGACTGGTTCTGGTTTGGATTCTGTTGTGGGGCGACGCTTCTGCGGCGAACTTCATCGGCGGTCTGGTGGTGGCACTGGTGATCACGCTTCTGCTGCCGCTGCCGAGGGTGCCCGTCCAAGGCAAAGTGCACCCGCTGTCGCTGCTACGGCTTGTGGCCCAGGTCGCCTACTGGCTGGCGGGCTCGTCGATACAGATCGCGTGGCTGGCGATCAAGCCGGGGCCGCCACCGCTGAGCGCGGTGCTGCGGGCACACTTCGCACTCAAGTCCGATCTGGTGCTGACGCTGGCGGCCAACATCATCAACCTCACCCCGGGCACGATTGCACTCGAAATCGACCAGGCTCGCAGGATGGTCTACGTCCATGTGATCAATGTCGGCTCCGACCGCACCCTGAACCACTTCTACACCCAGATGGCGACGTTGGAGCGGTTGCTGGTGGCAGCGTTGGAACGCGAGGAAGACTGGCGACCAGCGACGGACAAGGAGGCCGCATGA
- a CDS encoding monovalent cation/H+ antiporter complex subunit F: MTYVWVIAAVMISTAATITMYRMLAGRSTLDRLVALDTLTAVTMCGIGTWAAFSLDTTVTYSLTALALISFVGSVSVARFRVPDVEKPRGRRAPR; the protein is encoded by the coding sequence ATGACTTACGTGTGGGTGATCGCCGCCGTGATGATCAGCACCGCCGCGACGATCACGATGTACCGAATGCTTGCGGGGCGGAGCACTCTCGACCGTCTGGTCGCGCTGGACACCCTGACGGCAGTGACGATGTGCGGCATCGGTACCTGGGCGGCGTTCAGCCTGGATACCACCGTCACGTACAGCTTGACCGCGTTGGCGTTGATCAGCTTTGTCGGCTCGGTCAGCGTCGCCCGCTTCCGCGTGCCCGACGTGGAGAAGCCGCGCGGCAGACGGGCACCGCGATGA